GGGAAGATTTTCCATTGCTTGTCCAGTTCAAAAAAGAATGCACCGATCCGATCCAATGACGAACGGGAGAACGGATTCCTTCTTTGGACCAATGATGTCGAATCATCATAAAAAAACCCGCTGGCGGCTGATTGCACTGCTCATTGTTCTGGCGGCAGGCGCCCTCGCCCTATCCTGTATAAATATATGCCCCCTGATCGAGGCGTTTTTCCCCTCTTTTCATCTGACCCGTTCCGGCATCGCCGAATTTATCCGGTCTCTGGGGGGATGGGGGGTGGTTGCTTCTGTGGGGCTGATGATTCTGCATTCATTCGTCCCTTTTCCGGCGGAACTCCTGGCCATGGCCAACGGCATGGTTTACGGACCCTTTTGGGGAACAGCCGTCACCTGGATGGGCGCCATGCTGGGCGCCTATGCCAGTTTCGGCCTAGCGCGTCTCCTGGGCCGGCCTTTTGTCAAACGGATCGTTGACGAGAAAAAACTGGACAAGATCGACAATTGGACAAAGAACCGGGGCAATGTTCCGCTGCTGCTCAGCCGGCTGATTCCATTGATAGCCTTCAATCTGATAAACTATGCAGCCGGGTTGACCCGGATTTCCTGGTGGACCTTTACCTGGACGACCGCAATAGGCATTCTTCCGATGACGGTATTGATAGTGGCGATGGGAAACAGCATCAACATCCTGCCCTTGTGGGGATGGGTGCTGG
This genomic interval from Desulfobacterales bacterium contains the following:
- a CDS encoding TVP38/TMEM64 family protein, with protein sequence MMSNHHKKTRWRLIALLIVLAAGALALSCINICPLIEAFFPSFHLTRSGIAEFIRSLGGWGVVASVGLMILHSFVPFPAELLAMANGMVYGPFWGTAVTWMGAMLGAYASFGLARLLGRPFVKRIVDEKKLDKIDNWTKNRGNVPLLLSRLIPLIAFNLINYAAGLTRISWWTFTWTTAIGILPMTVLIVAMGNSINILPLWGWVLVLVFMGAAIYGLGRFGKLSENKTVQ